The sequence CTGGAAGCTCGTGTTAATTGTTGCATGTCTGACTTCCTTAAGCACCAAGACACAGACTTACTGGGTCTATTTATTCCACGTCGTGCCTTTTACAAGGAATCAGATACTGGTGTAGGTCATTTAGCTATACAACTAAACCTCTTTCTTTGCGGTGGAATAGCAATTGGGTTGAGTTGCTCACATAAGCTTGGAGATGCAGCAACATTCAGTGCTTTCCTTCATTCTTGGGCTGCCACCTTTAGTAGGTCTCCTGAAAAAGTTGTACATCCAAATTTCTCTGAGGGATCATCTATGTTTCCACCGAGAGATTCACTTCCACAAAAGTATTTAGCTACAATGGATAGCCTGTGGTTCAAAGAAGGTCATTTTGTTACGAGAAGGTTTGTGTTCCATGACAAAGCTATAGCCACCCTAAGGGCCAAAGCGAAAAGTGAACGAGTTCCTAAACCAACACGCATTGAGGCACTAACATGTTTCATTTGGAAACACTGCATGGCAGCTTCTTATAAAGCCAAATCATCAGGTTCAAAAACGACACCCATGATGGTCCAAGCAGTGAACTTGAGAATACGAATGAAGCCACACTTGTCAGATGCTTCTACTGGAAATATATTTTGGTGGGCACCCGCAGGCGCAGCAGCTGATTTGGCTATGGAAGATCAAAGAGAGTTGCATGAATTGGTGGACCAAGTAAACGAAGCCATAACAGGGTTTGATGATAGCGATTGTGCGGAAAGTTTGCAAGGGGATGAAGGACTTTTGGCTTTCTCCGATTACTTTGACCAGTTGGAAGATATGTTTTCTGCAGAAATAAAACCAGATGTTTGTGCATTTACAAGTTGGCTTAGATTTTTTAACGACATTGATTTTGGTTGGGGGAAGCCACTTTGGGTTGGTATCATGGGAAAAGTTGGCCCTGCATTTAGGAATTTAATAATATTCATTGAAACCCCAGGGGGTATTGGGATTGAGGCATGGGTGACTATGGATGAGAAAGAAATGGCTATATTGGAGAATGACACTGAATTTCTCCAATTTACTTCTCTTAATCCTAGCATTTCAATCTCTCTTTAAAATCTTTGGATGTGTTTTGTTAGATATCATATTCAAATATACTGTAATAGAAATGGTCGCTGCAGGTACGTACGTTGTAAGTTTGTGTGTGCCAGTCAATGAATAATAAATTGG is a genomic window of Quercus lobata isolate SW786 chromosome 2, ValleyOak3.0 Primary Assembly, whole genome shotgun sequence containing:
- the LOC115962424 gene encoding stemmadenine O-acetyltransferase-like gives rise to the protein MVKVEVSIISKETIKPSSPTLQHLKPYKLTLFDQVTPLTYFPIVFFYPMSTDLNLSISQIIEQLKNSLSDTLSIFYPFSGSIKDNLFVHNFDTGVPFLEARVNCCMSDFLKHQDTDLLGLFIPRRAFYKESDTGVGHLAIQLNLFLCGGIAIGLSCSHKLGDAATFSAFLHSWAATFSRSPEKVVHPNFSEGSSMFPPRDSLPQKYLATMDSLWFKEGHFVTRRFVFHDKAIATLRAKAKSERVPKPTRIEALTCFIWKHCMAASYKAKSSGSKTTPMMVQAVNLRIRMKPHLSDASTGNIFWWAPAGAAADLAMEDQRELHELVDQVNEAITGFDDSDCAESLQGDEGLLAFSDYFDQLEDMFSAEIKPDVCAFTSWLRFFNDIDFGWGKPLWVGIMGKVGPAFRNLIIFIETPGGIGIEAWVTMDEKEMAILENDTEFLQFTSLNPSISISL